The genome window CCGCGATAAGCCCCGTTAATTCATCAATGGCATAAAGTGTTTTCTCCAAGGTGGTTTCAGGCTCAACATCTGAGCATATTCCCCATCCGTGGGAAACAACGGCCCGGATATATTCTTTTGGCCAGCCGTGTTCTTCAAGGATTTCTTTTGTTTTGGTGCAATGCTGATCCGGGTATCTTTCGTAATCAAGATCATGAATCAGGCCTATTATTCCCCACTTATCTTCATCCTCTTTATTTTTTCTGGCGAGGTAACGCATAACCCCCTCTACAGCATAGGCATGTTTGCATAGGCTGTCGCTTTTATTATATTCATGAAGAAGTTTTAGCGCCTCATCACGGGTTGGAATTTTACCTTTCATGCTGTGTTTCCCTCTCTGAGTATTATCAAGCTTCAGCACAATGTATCGTGCTCTGTGATTATTTAATCTTTGTGCTGAAACTCTTTCTTCAGAAAATAAACTTGAACTGACAGGTTAAGTTTCTCTCAGCACTATAAGCGATAATTTGAAAAAGTTAGGATCTTCCCGCATAGTTTTTGAGTTTAAGTTTTTCGCCATCCCCGGCCTGTAAAGGGACCGGGTAAATCAGTCAGCTCACGCCGTGGGGTCAAGAACGTCTCCAGAGCCGATGAGTGGTAAAGTTTGGTCAACGGTGAAGAAGACGACCACAA of Pseudomonadota bacterium contains these proteins:
- a CDS encoding hydrolase, translated to MKGKIPTRDEALKLLHEYNKSDSLCKHAYAVEGVMRYLARKNKEDEDKWGIIGLIHDLDYERYPDQHCTKTKEILEEHGWPKEYIRAVVSHGWGICSDVEPETTLEKTLYAIDELTGLIA